The following are from one region of the Ischnura elegans chromosome 12, ioIscEleg1.1, whole genome shotgun sequence genome:
- the LOC124169530 gene encoding protein JTB, whose amino-acid sequence MIESCSKRRMLLAVTFLGGLTLLVLVVESHWTNGTKKAYPETHTRNTSLSSCWLKEDYEIVEPCHLCNAFEINSLSVPACLQTHYKEVINCNVSGKVQRSCDRVAWIEERNFWIFEGLMLVFGSVSITAVFTRQKILDHRVLRRLQRQLASGV is encoded by the exons ATGATAGAATCTTGTTCTAAAAGACGAATGCTATTGGCTGTGACATTTCTTGGAGG GCTTACTCTACTTGTCCTCGTGGTGGAGAGTCATTGGACCAATGGTACTAAGAAAGCTTACCCAGAAACACACACAAGAAATACTTCTCTGTCCTCTTGCTGGTTGAAGGAAGACTACGAAATAGTGGAGCCATGCCATCTTTGCAATG CCTTTGAAATCAACAGTTTAAGTGTTCCTGCTTGCCTTCAGACTCATTACAAGGAAGTAATAAATTGTAACGTCTCCGGAAAAGTCCAAAGAAG CTGTGATCGAGTGGCCTGGATTGAAGAGCGGAATTTCTGGATCTTTGAAGGACTTATGCTAGTTTTTGGCAGTGTATCAATCACGGCGGTTTTCACTAGACAAAAAATTCTAGATCATCGAGTGCTGAGGAGATTACAGAGACAGCTAGCCAGCGGCGTGTGA
- the LOC124169529 gene encoding glutathione S-transferase C-terminal domain-containing protein homolog, which produces MLDVYLIIFKGPKAGSNISLVPLETLIALHTIRYLKCSYVSLKLVLKDPKEEVLFEVDLSNVPWEIIAECQIPVAVLRCVLPAILVINSVGPVCVAGLSAALRQMVKTEAGDNQGFNSLLGFREGCLSACAETSLWTKFCEVDVPKATKEYVSKVESSVDDEFTIPVDLARFERHMEQPLRIHNIQKQKQDYAKGVFEGGIENTNSCNETNKDVELDHRYAENHYLTLADLILFPCLYIIFESAKKLQLQNYIPLVNQWLIRMLSHDSIRESAKIILTESLPHVDYKACSLPFVPNQSLYKSDPKRYKPRARLYTRQDEVEASLKLVSQMGVSVDWSAKPFGAEMECDWSMVPQDAHPLGGSLPVSRSERKLQQLENLVKAVLKVAKPGQTIVDFCSGSGHLGIVLAYFLPLCHVILLDNKDESLRRARDRVSRLAMDNVAVYQCNLDYFKGDFHVGVSLHACGVATDLVIQRCLEQGAVFICCPCCYGGVSDNHIVTYPRSKLFKSSPITLREYLVIGHSADQTHGDDNSKTEQGKQCMGIIDMDRCIQAKENGYQVHLSKLVPESCTPKNNLLVGLPGKN; this is translated from the coding sequence ATGTTAGATGTGTATCTTATTATCTTTAAAGGTCCCAAAGCAGGCTCTAATATTTCCTTGGTACCACTAGAAACTTTGATTGCCTTACACACTATACGTTATTTAAAGTGCAGCTATGTATCTCTCAAATTGGTGTTAAAAGATCCGAAGGAAGAAGTTCTGTTCGAGGTAGACCTATCAAATGTTCCATGGGAGATAATAGCGGAATGTCAAATACCTGTCGCAGTGCTGCGTTGTGTCCTTCCAGCCATTTTGGTCATCAACTCAGTTGGTCCAGTATGTGTCGCAGGTCTATCAGCTGCCCTCCGCCAAATGGTAAAAACTGAAGCAGGCGATAACCAAGGATTCAATTCCCTTCTTGGATTTCGCGAAGGTTGCTTGTCAGCTTGTGCTGAGACGTCGCTGTGGACTAAATTTTGTGAAGTTGACGTTCCCAAAGCCACAAAAGAATATGTATCAAAAGTGGAATCTTCTGTGGATGACGAGTTTACAATACCTGTTGATTTAGCCCGATTTGAGCGTCATATGGAACAACCCCTAAGAATCCACAACATACAGAAGCAGAAGCAAGATTATGCTAAAGGTGTCTTCGAAGGTGGCATCGAAAACACAAATTCTTGTAATGAGACAAATAAGGATGTCGAGTTGGACCATAGATATGCGGAAAATCACTACCTAACGCTGgctgatttaatattatttccttgTTTGTATATCATATTTGAATCAGCCAAGAAACTTCAACTTCAAAACTATATACCTCTTGTGAATCAGTGGTTGATCAGGATGCTAAGCCATGACAGTATTAGAGAGTcggctaaaataattttaaccgagtcaTTGCCACATGTTGATTATAAAGCATGTTCTTTACCATTCGTTCCCAACCAGAGTCTATACAAAAGTGACCCCAAGCGGTATAAACCACGAGCTAGGTTGTACACTAGACAGGATGAAGTTGAGGCATCACTGAAGCTGGTGTCCCAAATGGGAGTGAGTGTTGACTGGTCTGCGAAACCTTTCGGGGCTGAAATGGAATGTGACTGGAGCATGGTGCCGCAAGATGCTCATCCATTGGGGGGTTCACTCCCTGTATCCCGTTCAGAAAGGAAACTGCAACAACTGGAAAACCTCGTGAAGGCAGTATTGAAAGTTGCCAAACCTGGGCAAACTATTGTTGACTTTTGTTCTGGTAGTGGCCATCTTGGAATTGTTCTTGCTTACTTCTTACCCCTTTGTCACGTAATACTCCTTGACAATAAAGATGAGTCTCTACGCAGAGCACGTGATCGGGTTAGCCGTCTTGCAATGGATAATGTAGCTGTTTACCAATGTAACCTTGATTACTTCAAGGGAGATTTTCATGTAGGGGTCTCTCTTCATGCTTGTGGAGTAGCAACTGACCTCGTCATCCAAAGGTGTTTGGAGCAAGGAGCAGTATTTATTTGCTGCCCATGTTGCTATGGTGGTGTTAGTGACAACCACATTGTCACTTACCCTAGAAGTAAGCTTTTCAAATCCTCGCCCATTACATTGCGTGAGTACTTGGTGATTGGACACTCGGCTGATCAAACTCATGGTGATGATAATAGTAAGACGGAACAAGGGAAACAATGCATGGGTATAATTGACATGGATCGATGCATCCAGGCAAAAGAGAATGGTTATCAAGTTCATCTTTCTAAACTTGTTCCAGAAAGTTGCACTCCTAAGAACAATCTCCTTGTAGGACTTcctggaaaaaattaa
- the LOC124169306 gene encoding phosphorylated adapter RNA export protein, translating to MEEELAAMDEQLADYSPNERPSSIHMSNSGFRSGNGSEIQSDSSPDDGSDADDSDGGGKKLRMKDMKCSDAKMSSKQEKYAIWSRELQESALTDELNICCGVEGNFERTRDCESYDFSKAYKLAAEHYQQLSPDGISNCEGAEENVEETNRAGSSRNLKRRHNSMGDGYRRGYRGRHNQNNRGPKGDTGVPKILSPLSVSVTDNDADIARDIASKLFEEKEDLIAKVVNVLGKEKAIELYEETKKIEEEGGMTILKGTRRRTSGGIYLFILKNDKNISEEDKESIFSDDRRKATREIKEAKVQRRRMATEELRRTLVATDGLTYLPQRAELVTKKGPMEDADQDDVPEEGDVVTNPPPSPAWDGRENGGIPPAQERELNSYDDVLDLGGGEDVMDVF from the exons ATGGAAGAAGAACTAGCTGCCATGGACGAACAG CTGGCGGACTACAGTCCCAACGAAAGGCCATCATCTATTCATATGTCCAATTCGGGTTTCCGGAGTGGTAATGGCTCTGAAATTCAGAGTGACTCTTCTCCTGATGATGGTAGTGACGCTGACGATTCGGATGGGGgaggtaaaaaattaagaatgaaggACATGAAATGTAGTGACGCCAAAATGTCAAGCAAACAAGAAAAGTATGCTATTTGGAGCCGTGAACTACAGGAGTCCGCGCTTACAGACGAGTTAAACATTTGCTGTGGTGTGGAAGGGAACTTTGAAAGGACGCGAGATTGTGAATCATATGATTTTAGCAAAGCTTATAAGCTGGCGGCGGAGCATTATCAACAGTTATCACCGGATGGTATTTCTAATTGTGAAGGTGCTGAAGAAAATGTCGAAGAAACAAACCGTGCAGGAAGCTCCCGTAACTTAAAAAGAAGGCACAATTCAATGGGTGATGGATACAGGCGAGGGTACCGTGGTCGACATAATCAAAATAACAGAGGACCTAAAGGTGATACTGGGGTTCCGAAGATACTGTCACCGCTTAGTGTATCCGTGACCGACAATGATGCAGATATTGCGAGGGACATAGCTTCCAAACTCTTTGAGGAGAAGGAGGACctcattg CCAAAGTTGTGAACGTTCTCGGAAAGGAAAAGGCAATTGAGCTCTATGAAGAGACAAAGAAAATCGAAGAAGAGGGTGGAATGACCATTTTG AAAGGGACAAGGCGTCGTACATCGGGTGGTATATACTTGTTTATTTTGAAGAATGATAAGAACATTAGTGAGGAAGATAAGGAGAGCATTTTCTCAGATGATCGCAGGAAAGCAACGCGGGAGATAAAGGAAGCTAAGGTTCAGAGGAGGAGGATGGCTACGGAAGAGCTGAGGAGAACACTTGTTGCAACAG ATGGACTGACTTATCTACCTCAGCGGGCAGAGTTGGTCACTAAGAAAGGACCGATGGAAGATGCTGATCAAGATGATGTGCCTGAAGAAGGTGATGTGGTCACTAATCCACCTCCGTCACCGGCTTGGGATGGGAGAGAGAACGGTGGTATCCCCCCAGCTCAGGAGCGGGAACTCAATTCTTATGATGATGTTCTAGATCTGGGTGGTGGAGAAGATGTGATGGATGTTTTTTAA
- the LOC124169005 gene encoding proteasome subunit alpha type-4: MARRYDTRTTIFSPEGRLYQVEYAMEAISHAGTCLGILANDGILLAAERRNTNKLLDEVFFSEKIYKLNDDMVCSVAGITSDANVLTNELRLIAQRYLLQYGESIPCEQLVSWLCDVKQAYTQYGGKRPFGVSILYMGWDKHYGYQLYQSDPSGNYGGWKATCIGNNSAAAVSNLKQEYKEGETTLKDAQSLAIKVLSKTLDMTKLTAEKLEMATLSRENGKTKIQILPASEVEKLIAQYEKSEAEAEAAKKEKQKS, encoded by the exons GGCGGCTTTATCAGGTGGAGTATGCAATGGAAGCAATTAGCCATGCAGGTACCTGCCTTGGAATATTAGCAAATGATGGAATACTTCTTGCCGCTGAGAGAAGGAACACAAATAAGCTTCTGGATGAAGTTTTCTTTTctgagaaaatttataaattaaatga TGATATGGTGTGCAGTGTAGCTGGTATTACCTCTGATGCCAATGTATTGACCAATGAATTAAGACTCATAGCTCAGAGGTATTTGCTTCAGTATGGTGAATCAATTCCATGTGAACAGCTGGTGTCTTGGCTTTGTGATGTCAAACAAGCATACACTCAGTATGGAG GTAAAAGACCGTTTGGAGTGTCAATTTTGTACATGGGGTGGGATAAGCATTATGGCTATCAGCTTTATCAATCTGACCCCAGTGGAAACTATGGAGGTTGGAAAGCCACCTGCATTGGGAACAACAGTGCt GCTGCTGTATCTAATTTAAAGCAGGAGTACAAGGAAGGAGAAACTACATTAAAGGATGCGCAGAGCTTGGCTATTAAAGTTTTAAGTAAAACTTTGGACATGActaagcttactgctgaaaaat tggAGATGGCAACTTTATCTCGAGAAAATGGAaagacaaaaattcaaattcttccTGCCAGTGAAGTTGAGAAGTTAATTGCGCAGTATGAAAAATCTGAAGCGGAAGCAGAGGCAGCGAAGAAGGAAAAGCAGAAGAGTTAA